In a genomic window of Temperatibacter marinus:
- a CDS encoding DsbE family thiol:disulfide interchange protein: MRDQMTRFLPLFLFAAMALLFAVMLTDEERNPKQIKSALIGKAAPSVSLKPLYEGQKGIDTEDFQISKPIVVNFFASWCIPCRAEHDNLMKLAAMNKITLYGIAHKDKPQDSRKFLDQLGNPYDRIGVDLDGFQASIDFGISGVPETFIINGKGIITYRHWGPIIGDQLTTEVLPAIEEAFK; this comes from the coding sequence ATGAGAGATCAAATGACACGTTTCTTACCACTTTTTCTCTTTGCAGCCATGGCGCTTTTATTTGCAGTCATGCTTACGGATGAAGAGAGAAATCCTAAGCAAATTAAAAGCGCCTTAATTGGAAAAGCCGCTCCTTCTGTAAGCCTCAAGCCCTTATATGAGGGACAAAAAGGCATTGACACTGAAGACTTTCAAATCAGCAAGCCCATTGTCGTTAACTTTTTTGCCAGTTGGTGTATCCCCTGTCGTGCTGAGCATGACAATCTGATGAAACTTGCCGCAATGAACAAAATCACACTCTATGGTATTGCCCATAAAGACAAGCCGCAAGATTCGAGAAAATTTTTAGACCAACTTGGTAACCCCTATGATCGTATTGGCGTTGACTTAGATGGATTTCAGGCCAGTATAGATTTTGGTATTTCAGGTGTGCCCGAGACTTTTATTATTAACGGCAAGGGAATAATCACATATCGTCACTGGGGACCTATCATTGGCGATCAACTGACCACAGAGGTTCTTCCTGCGATTGAGGAGGCTTTCAAATGA
- the cls gene encoding cardiolipin synthase translates to MIAGLIEIIDWIMVLAFALSLPILASIHILRSREDVGSAIAWMSFVWFVPVLGVVLYMLLGINRIRRRARAVRQRQGLSPKEIIGDDPKKKGLVDAWEDAPRRWRAHARLSARLSRNSLTAGNSVEVIPGGKQALDAMLLAINEAEHSVALTSYIFQVDQAGRRFVSALVKAQERGVAIRVLVDAVGNWYGFRPVLGLLRRHKIPVASFNPPSLTWRLAFFNLRTHRKILVVDGQKGFAGGVNIHRHYLPKKNGLPLVKDTHFSFQGPIVDQMMDVFSDDWSFVTGEELEGRPWYREQQKQQKEGHILRGFSDGPDEERPVTLNILESALYAARQSVRIVTPYFIPDVSLIHALQQAALRGVDVQILVPKKSNIPLFSLATSSGFSRLLRADVKVYQSEPTFDHSKLLVIDDHYGLVGSSNWDARSLRLNFEFNMELYGSQAIKGLSEHIHHKFSEATLLRSEEHEKRPLWNRVTGRLLWLLSPYL, encoded by the coding sequence ATGATTGCAGGGCTCATTGAAATTATTGACTGGATAATGGTTCTTGCGTTTGCTCTATCGCTTCCGATCTTAGCGAGTATCCATATTCTGCGCTCAAGAGAAGACGTTGGTAGTGCAATTGCCTGGATGAGCTTTGTCTGGTTTGTCCCTGTGCTGGGCGTCGTCCTTTATATGTTGCTCGGAATTAATCGCATTCGAAGGCGAGCGAGGGCAGTTCGTCAGCGCCAAGGATTGTCCCCCAAAGAAATCATTGGGGATGATCCAAAGAAAAAAGGCTTGGTTGATGCCTGGGAAGATGCGCCACGACGATGGCGAGCTCATGCTAGGTTATCAGCACGCCTCTCAAGGAATTCTCTAACGGCAGGCAATTCTGTAGAGGTTATTCCCGGCGGAAAACAGGCATTGGATGCCATGCTGTTAGCAATTAATGAAGCAGAACATTCGGTAGCTCTAACGTCTTATATCTTCCAAGTGGATCAAGCGGGGCGACGCTTTGTTTCCGCTCTTGTAAAGGCACAAGAGAGAGGGGTTGCGATTAGAGTGCTGGTAGACGCTGTAGGTAATTGGTATGGGTTTCGGCCTGTCCTGGGGTTATTGAGGCGCCATAAAATTCCAGTCGCCTCTTTTAATCCGCCATCCCTGACTTGGCGCTTGGCCTTTTTTAATTTGAGAACACACCGTAAAATTCTCGTGGTGGATGGTCAGAAAGGCTTTGCAGGCGGCGTGAATATTCATCGCCATTATTTGCCAAAAAAGAATGGGCTACCCCTAGTAAAAGATACGCATTTTTCTTTTCAAGGGCCTATTGTTGATCAAATGATGGATGTTTTCTCAGATGACTGGTCTTTTGTAACCGGGGAAGAACTTGAAGGGAGACCTTGGTATAGGGAGCAACAAAAGCAGCAAAAGGAGGGGCACATTCTTCGAGGTTTTAGCGATGGTCCTGATGAAGAGCGACCAGTTACTCTCAATATTTTAGAGAGTGCCCTGTATGCAGCGCGACAGTCAGTGCGTATCGTGACCCCTTATTTTATACCCGATGTCAGCCTAATTCATGCACTTCAACAAGCGGCATTGAGAGGCGTTGATGTACAAATTCTAGTCCCAAAGAAATCAAATATTCCCTTGTTTTCGCTAGCTACAAGTTCAGGGTTTTCAAGATTACTTCGAGCGGATGTAAAAGTTTATCAATCAGAACCGACATTCGATCATAGCAAACTTCTCGTGATTGATGACCATTATGGTTTGGTCGGTTCAAGCAATTGGGATGCCCGGTCCCTGCGGTTGAATTTCGAATTTAATATGGAATTATATGGCTCTCAGGCCATTAAAGGCCTATCGGAGCATATCCATCATAAATTTTCTGAAGCAACCCTTCTCAGGTCAGAAGAACATGAGAAACGACCTCTTTGGAATCGTGTTACAGGTCGGCTTCTCTGGCTTCTTAGCCCCTATCTGTAA
- a CDS encoding heme lyase CcmF/NrfE family subunit — MIAEIGHFSLILALVLSFIGAIAPHVGISRQHLDMMALAPNTAISAFLLSLVSFACLTYAYITSDFSVINVATNSHLDKPLMYKISGVWGNHEGSLLLQIVIMTAYNAAVAVFGTKLPASFRARVIAVQHLVTLGFLLFVIFTSNPFLRLDPAPLNGNGLNPLLQDPGLIIHPPMLYLGYIGLSIPFSFAIAALIDGHVTPLWARWVRPWALWAWIFLTAGITLGSWWAYYELGWGGWWFWDPTENASFMPWLAAAALLHSAIVVEKRGALKNWTVLLAIIAFSFSLLGMFIVRSGIVVSVHSFASDPERGVFILGFLAVIIGSTLTLYAWRAPSLKGGGLFTMLSRESALVLNNILLSIYAAVVLIGTLYPMILEAWNGSQISVGPPFFDFATAVIMAPLILALGAGPMLAWKRGKIDRLKALLIPAFIFATLLSLAITWHFVGNGLMTVLGLSLAVYLIVSSLGEMTDRIKLFSAPSKALKRLWSLPRATKGMTLAHTGLGIMVLSMTVSEAWQQEKLLVMQAGDTTTLSGYEFKLTAVQAIAGPNYTAIQGQFDVTKDGSKIAELKPEDRLYTSPFMNTTEAAIHSLVSGDLYAVIGESSGFDETKGRSKFAMRLYFKPFISGIWFGAFLMVVGGFFSLFDRRLRLGTTESMPNQQKAQGGQS; from the coding sequence TTGATCGCAGAAATTGGACATTTTTCTTTAATCCTTGCCTTAGTGCTTTCTTTCATTGGTGCTATTGCACCGCATGTGGGCATTTCCAGACAACATCTTGATATGATGGCACTCGCTCCGAATACGGCGATCTCAGCTTTTCTGCTATCACTGGTTTCTTTTGCTTGCTTGACATATGCCTATATCACCTCTGATTTTTCTGTCATTAACGTGGCAACAAATAGCCACCTTGATAAACCTCTCATGTATAAAATAAGCGGTGTTTGGGGCAATCATGAAGGCAGCCTTCTTTTACAGATTGTCATAATGACAGCTTATAATGCAGCTGTTGCCGTCTTTGGTACTAAGCTGCCTGCTTCTTTTAGAGCCAGAGTGATTGCAGTTCAGCATCTAGTCACCCTTGGTTTCCTACTTTTTGTTATATTTACCAGCAATCCATTTCTAAGATTAGACCCGGCACCGCTGAATGGTAACGGGCTCAACCCGCTGTTGCAGGATCCGGGATTAATCATTCACCCTCCTATGCTGTATCTAGGATATATTGGCCTCTCTATTCCCTTCTCCTTTGCTATTGCGGCGCTGATTGATGGCCATGTAACCCCCTTGTGGGCACGGTGGGTGAGACCTTGGGCCTTGTGGGCATGGATATTTCTGACAGCTGGCATCACTCTTGGAAGTTGGTGGGCCTATTATGAACTGGGCTGGGGTGGCTGGTGGTTTTGGGACCCTACAGAGAATGCGAGTTTCATGCCCTGGCTTGCGGCGGCTGCTCTGCTTCATTCCGCCATCGTCGTAGAGAAACGTGGCGCTTTGAAGAATTGGACGGTCCTATTGGCTATCATCGCTTTCAGTTTTAGTTTGTTGGGGATGTTTATCGTTAGGTCTGGTATTGTTGTAAGTGTTCATTCTTTTGCTTCCGATCCAGAGCGCGGTGTCTTCATTCTCGGGTTCCTCGCTGTCATCATCGGCTCCACATTAACCCTATATGCATGGCGGGCACCAAGTTTAAAAGGCGGCGGATTATTCACAATGCTGAGCCGGGAAAGTGCTTTGGTCCTCAACAATATATTACTGTCAATCTATGCGGCAGTAGTGTTAATTGGCACGCTCTATCCCATGATTCTCGAAGCCTGGAATGGGAGCCAAATTTCGGTAGGCCCGCCTTTCTTTGACTTTGCGACTGCTGTCATTATGGCTCCCTTAATCTTAGCCTTAGGTGCAGGTCCAATGCTGGCTTGGAAACGCGGAAAAATAGACCGATTAAAAGCGCTGTTAATCCCGGCTTTTATTTTTGCAACCTTGCTCAGTCTTGCGATCACTTGGCATTTTGTAGGGAACGGTCTTATGACAGTTCTTGGCCTGTCCCTTGCTGTCTATTTAATTGTGAGTAGTCTGGGTGAAATGACAGACCGCATCAAACTGTTCAGCGCTCCTTCTAAAGCCCTCAAACGCCTTTGGTCTCTTCCGAGAGCAACAAAGGGGATGACCTTAGCTCATACTGGCCTTGGTATTATGGTTCTATCAATGACAGTCTCTGAGGCTTGGCAGCAAGAAAAACTCTTGGTGATGCAAGCAGGGGACACGACCACTCTTAGTGGCTATGAATTTAAACTAACAGCGGTCCAAGCCATTGCAGGTCCAAATTATACTGCTATCCAAGGACAATTTGATGTCACAAAAGACGGCAGCAAAATCGCAGAGCTGAAACCAGAAGATCGCCTCTACACCAGCCCCTTTATGAATACGACTGAGGCCGCCATTCACTCTCTTGTGAGCGGTGACCTTTATGCGGTTATTGGAGAAAGTTCAGGATTTGATGAAACAAAGGGTCGTTCTAAATTTGCCATGCGACTATACTTTAAGCCATTCATCTCGGGCATTTGGTTTGGCGCCTTCCTTATGGTCGTTGGAGGTTTCTTTAGCTTATTCGACCGTCGTCTCAGGCTCGGCACTACGGAAAGCATGCCCAACCAACAGAAAGCGCAAGGAGGACAATCATGA
- the ccmA gene encoding heme ABC exporter ATP-binding protein CcmA has protein sequence MSKPADCFVDMKDVTVYRSGRILLSELSLTLKQGQMIVLKGANGCGKSSLLRSMMGYLPFKTGYLLINQEDCTDDRELFHDEAVYLGHHNGLKPSLTLRENLHLIYAMTKGEALSDACLHHATDQFTMTALLDDPVKYFSSGQLRRAALCRFPLLEKPLWLMDEPTVGLDMDNKNSLAALMKNHLESQGSILLATHEDVDVEGQIIDLHQFKANLHAGDKSLEDWIS, from the coding sequence ATGAGCAAGCCAGCAGATTGTTTCGTGGACATGAAGGATGTTACTGTCTATCGCAGTGGCCGTATTCTTCTATCGGAATTATCACTCACGCTAAAACAAGGGCAGATGATTGTTTTAAAAGGAGCAAATGGCTGCGGGAAGTCCAGTCTCCTTCGATCCATGATGGGTTATCTCCCGTTCAAAACGGGCTACCTTTTGATCAATCAAGAAGACTGTACAGACGACCGTGAACTCTTTCATGATGAGGCTGTCTATCTTGGCCATCATAATGGATTAAAACCAAGCCTAACGCTGCGGGAAAATTTACACCTCATCTATGCCATGACAAAAGGAGAAGCGCTTTCCGATGCGTGCCTTCATCATGCGACTGATCAATTTACAATGACAGCGCTCTTAGATGACCCAGTGAAATATTTCTCAAGCGGTCAATTACGGCGTGCAGCTCTCTGCCGTTTTCCCCTCTTAGAAAAACCACTTTGGTTAATGGATGAGCCCACCGTTGGTCTAGACATGGATAATAAAAACTCCTTGGCGGCCTTGATGAAAAACCATCTCGAGAGTCAAGGCAGTATACTTTTAGCGACCCATGAAGATGTTGATGTTGAGGGTCAAATCATAGACCTCCATCAGTTCAAAGCAAATCTTCACGCAGGAGATAAAAGTTTGGAGGACTGGATCTCATGA
- a CDS encoding heme ABC transporter permease, translating to MHKYANPAQFNRLADRLLPWIKGLLILTLSYGLYSSIFIAPEDYQQSATSRIMFIHVPSAWMSMLVYMVMATASFTALVWKHPLAYLGAKSAAPIGALFTAAALLTGALWGKPTWGTYWMWDGRMTSVLVLFFLYLGYMAIWSTMDDEEKAGKASSILALVGVINIPIIKFSVDWWNGLHQGASIMKAKGPSMPSEMWVTLFIMFFAFQFYFALMFLWRMKTEINAKKIAAYRQARIAEESR from the coding sequence ATGCATAAATATGCGAACCCCGCACAGTTCAATCGCTTAGCAGATCGACTTTTACCCTGGATAAAAGGGCTGTTGATCCTAACCTTAAGCTATGGACTTTATAGTAGTATTTTTATTGCTCCTGAAGATTATCAACAAAGTGCCACTTCTCGAATTATGTTTATTCATGTACCAAGCGCGTGGATGAGTATGCTTGTTTATATGGTAATGGCGACAGCAAGTTTCACCGCACTGGTTTGGAAACATCCTTTAGCCTATCTGGGGGCTAAATCTGCGGCCCCTATTGGTGCACTGTTTACAGCGGCAGCCCTCCTTACCGGCGCCTTATGGGGGAAACCCACATGGGGCACATATTGGATGTGGGATGGTCGCATGACCAGTGTCCTCGTCTTGTTTTTTCTTTATTTGGGCTATATGGCAATCTGGTCAACTATGGACGATGAAGAAAAAGCAGGTAAGGCCAGCAGCATCTTGGCACTGGTCGGCGTCATCAACATTCCAATCATTAAATTCTCGGTCGATTGGTGGAACGGGCTCCATCAAGGCGCTAGTATCATGAAAGCAAAAGGTCCGAGCATGCCATCTGAAATGTGGGTGACGTTATTTATCATGTTCTTTGCTTTTCAATTCTATTTCGCCTTAATGTTTTTATGGCGCATGAAGACAGAAATTAATGCTAAAAAAATTGCAGCCTATAGACAGGCTAGAATCGCGGAAGAAAGCAGGTAG
- a CDS encoding aminopeptidase P family protein: MSVATNLEALRGELKAQGLSAFLIPITDEHMSEYVGDYAQRITWATGFAGSAGNAAIGLDAAAVFIDGRYTIQVKQEVDGTLFGRHHFQEYPMLKWLQDHVTSGEKVGYDPELATIEFVESLQLALDKVGAVAVAVDQNPVDIVWESQPAEPLSPVVMHDAKYAGKTAAEKRTDIAAELEKKGADSAVITMLDSVAWAFNIRGKDVLNTPVVHAFALMHKDETADLFVEQSKVSDDVRTALGNAVRIRPREEFYSALQDLGRQNSTVLVDATTNNSKVFKSLEKAGATLVKGQDPCILPKAVKNPVEQQGTRDAHIRDGAAISKMLHWLSIEAPKGEIDELDCVDKLWSFRKELSMINDRSFDTISGAGPNGALCHYRVSEETNRKLDQNSLYLFDSGGQFNDGTTDITRTIAVGTPTAEMIENYTRVLKGHIQLTLMKFPQGTSGAALDTIARKPLWDVGLDYDHGTGHGVGSYLAVHEGPQRIAKGNNEIPLQAGMILSNEPGYYKAEEYGIRIENLVLVKELEGTYERPMLGFENLTWAPLDPTLIDRALLTEEEKQWVNDYHATVLEMISPQIDGEAADWLKKVCAPI; this comes from the coding sequence ATGTCTGTAGCTACTAATTTAGAGGCCCTACGCGGCGAACTCAAAGCCCAAGGCTTAAGCGCTTTTTTAATTCCAATCACGGATGAACATATGAGTGAATATGTGGGTGACTATGCCCAACGCATCACCTGGGCAACTGGCTTTGCCGGCTCTGCTGGCAATGCAGCAATCGGGCTTGATGCTGCCGCTGTGTTCATTGATGGTCGGTATACAATTCAAGTAAAACAAGAAGTAGACGGCACTTTGTTTGGTCGCCACCATTTTCAAGAATATCCAATGCTCAAGTGGCTTCAAGACCATGTGACGTCTGGTGAAAAAGTTGGATACGATCCTGAACTTGCAACAATTGAATTTGTCGAAAGCCTTCAGCTCGCCCTTGATAAAGTTGGGGCGGTTGCTGTAGCCGTTGATCAAAATCCTGTTGATATAGTCTGGGAGAGCCAGCCTGCTGAACCTCTTTCTCCTGTTGTAATGCACGACGCAAAATATGCGGGTAAAACAGCCGCAGAAAAGCGGACTGATATCGCAGCAGAACTTGAGAAAAAAGGTGCTGATAGTGCTGTCATCACGATGCTCGACAGCGTAGCTTGGGCGTTCAATATTCGGGGTAAAGATGTATTGAACACCCCTGTTGTCCATGCTTTTGCTTTGATGCATAAAGATGAAACTGCTGATCTGTTTGTAGAGCAAAGTAAAGTATCAGACGATGTTCGCACCGCCCTTGGCAATGCCGTTCGCATTAGACCGCGCGAAGAATTCTATTCTGCGCTTCAGGATTTGGGCCGTCAGAACAGCACAGTCCTCGTCGATGCAACCACGAATAACAGCAAGGTTTTCAAAAGCCTTGAAAAGGCTGGTGCCACTCTCGTTAAGGGACAAGACCCTTGCATTCTGCCAAAAGCAGTGAAAAACCCTGTTGAACAACAAGGGACACGAGATGCGCATATTCGCGATGGTGCAGCAATTTCAAAGATGCTTCACTGGCTTTCTATCGAGGCTCCTAAAGGGGAAATTGATGAATTGGATTGTGTGGATAAACTCTGGTCTTTTAGAAAAGAACTTTCCATGATCAATGACCGTAGTTTTGATACCATTTCAGGCGCAGGGCCTAACGGGGCGTTATGCCACTACCGCGTATCTGAAGAGACAAATAGAAAACTTGATCAGAATAGCCTGTATCTATTTGACAGCGGCGGACAGTTTAACGACGGAACAACAGACATCACACGTACGATAGCCGTTGGAACCCCCACTGCTGAAATGATTGAAAATTACACCAGAGTCCTCAAGGGCCACATTCAGCTGACTTTGATGAAATTCCCCCAAGGCACATCAGGGGCTGCTCTAGATACCATTGCCCGCAAACCATTATGGGATGTTGGTTTAGACTATGACCACGGGACTGGTCACGGCGTTGGAAGTTATCTGGCTGTGCATGAAGGTCCCCAACGTATTGCAAAAGGGAATAATGAAATTCCTCTTCAAGCTGGAATGATTTTATCAAACGAACCCGGCTATTATAAAGCAGAAGAATATGGAATTCGTATTGAAAACCTTGTTCTTGTTAAAGAATTGGAAGGGACTTATGAACGTCCAATGCTTGGCTTTGAAAATCTCACTTGGGCACCGCTTGACCCGACACTTATAGACCGTGCTCTTCTAACTGAGGAAGAAAAGCAATGGGTAAATGACTATCATGCCACGGTTCTTGAAATGATCTCCCCTCAAATTGACGGCGAGGCAGCAGACTGGCTTAAGAAGGTTTGCGCACCTATCTAA
- a CDS encoding OsmC family protein has product MAHVVKWAGGLEFVGQSESGHSIVLDGDKAKAMSPMETMLLSVGTCACIDLVMILEKARQKVVDCWVELDGERREEMPQYYTRVEMKFFVKGVQVKEQHVKRAIDLAMEKYCSASAQVAALAEITTSYEILEADL; this is encoded by the coding sequence ATGGCACATGTCGTAAAATGGGCGGGTGGATTAGAGTTTGTAGGACAGTCAGAATCTGGCCATAGTATTGTTCTTGATGGTGATAAGGCAAAAGCAATGTCACCGATGGAAACAATGTTGTTGTCAGTGGGAACCTGCGCTTGCATTGATTTAGTGATGATTCTTGAGAAAGCACGCCAAAAAGTTGTTGATTGCTGGGTTGAACTTGACGGTGAGCGCCGTGAAGAGATGCCTCAATATTATACACGAGTTGAGATGAAGTTTTTCGTTAAAGGCGTTCAAGTTAAAGAGCAACATGTGAAACGGGCTATTGACTTAGCAATGGAGAAATATTGTTCCGCTTCCGCTCAGGTGGCTGCACTTGCAGAGATTACAACGAGTTACGAAATTCTTGAGGCTGATCTCTGA
- a CDS encoding cytochrome c maturation protein CcmE — translation MSRMVHKKRRRLIFGLLSVTALILAGFMLLVSVDADLYVQPSDIKNKNIQIGEDFRLGGMVEAGSHSKAADGLTHLFRVTDCAENISVSFKGMMPSLFREGQGVIAEGKLDENKVFIASRVLAKHDENYEAKGTKPKGDAFKDGTCKHPSDTAYSY, via the coding sequence ATGAGCCGGATGGTCCATAAAAAACGTCGTCGATTAATATTTGGGCTCCTCTCAGTGACGGCTCTTATTCTCGCTGGCTTTATGCTTTTAGTGAGCGTTGATGCTGATCTTTATGTTCAGCCTAGTGATATTAAAAATAAAAATATACAAATTGGCGAAGACTTCCGATTAGGCGGCATGGTAGAAGCCGGCAGCCACAGCAAAGCAGCTGATGGTCTCACTCACCTCTTTCGTGTTACAGATTGTGCGGAAAATATTTCTGTCAGCTTCAAGGGTATGATGCCAAGTCTTTTTCGCGAGGGCCAAGGCGTAATAGCTGAAGGTAAGCTCGACGAGAATAAAGTCTTCATCGCCAGTCGCGTTCTCGCCAAGCACGATGAAAATTACGAAGCAAAAGGAACAAAGCCCAAAGGGGATGCGTTTAAAGATGGTACCTGCAAACACCCATCTGACACAGCATATTCATACTAA
- a CDS encoding BLUF domain-containing protein, with the protein MYSILYLSTKHADVTTQDIRNIYTQSIRNNSGQDLTGMLAFSKDIFLQVLEGDKDDILATFAKIKKDWRHENIVVLSEGSIEKRTFAKWAMAYKTLSDEETKDFGFLLKWEWSKANIKSLKQQNDVAELFITMHKALLD; encoded by the coding sequence ATGTATTCAATTTTATACTTGAGTACGAAGCACGCCGATGTCACTACACAAGACATCCGGAATATTTATACTCAGTCCATACGCAATAATTCTGGGCAAGATTTAACTGGTATGCTCGCTTTTAGTAAAGATATTTTCCTGCAAGTTCTTGAAGGTGACAAGGATGATATTTTAGCAACATTCGCTAAAATTAAGAAGGACTGGCGCCACGAAAACATTGTTGTTCTATCAGAGGGTAGCATTGAAAAAAGAACTTTCGCTAAATGGGCCATGGCTTATAAAACACTGTCCGATGAAGAAACCAAAGATTTTGGGTTTCTTCTAAAATGGGAGTGGTCAAAAGCCAATATTAAATCACTTAAGCAGCAGAATGATGTAGCCGAACTTTTCATTACAATGCACAAGGCCTTGCTGGACTAA
- a CDS encoding cytochrome c-type biogenesis protein yields the protein MIRLLFLVLFILTAPVFAQASNPEALPDPVQEQLAREIMKEIRCLQCQNQSIVDSNADLAKDLRKLIRIKVSEGLDRQAIKDYLVARYGDWILLKPPVKSSTYLLWGSPLILLLGMSFFLIRRRITPSRPEDHPLTEAEELRLQSLLEDTERQLAEEETKS from the coding sequence ATGATACGCCTTTTATTTCTTGTCCTATTCATTCTGACCGCCCCTGTTTTTGCTCAGGCCTCAAATCCTGAAGCTCTACCTGATCCTGTTCAAGAGCAATTAGCCCGGGAGATCATGAAAGAAATCCGCTGCCTTCAATGCCAAAACCAAAGCATTGTGGACAGTAACGCTGATCTTGCGAAGGATTTAAGAAAGCTCATCCGAATAAAAGTCTCTGAAGGTCTGGATCGGCAGGCTATTAAAGACTATTTGGTCGCACGATATGGGGACTGGATTCTTCTCAAACCGCCGGTTAAATCATCCACATATTTATTATGGGGCTCTCCCCTTATCTTGTTACTCGGTATGAGCTTCTTTCTCATCAGAAGACGTATCACGCCCTCTCGCCCTGAAGACCATCCTCTGACAGAGGCTGAAGAGTTAAGGCTTCAATCCCTGCTAGAAGATACGGAAAGGCAACTTGCCGAAGAGGAGACTAAATCATGA
- the ccmB gene encoding heme exporter protein CcmB, which produces MTSPSLSYIFSMIFKRDTKLAWSQGGSGTLGLSFFLIASSLFPFGIGADPNLLQDVSVSIIWIMALLAGLLSLDRLYQVDFEDGTLEEMMISPIGVTGVIIAKSLAHWVNSIVPLILFAPLLGVLYFLPDQAFGALILSLLVGSPALSFIGSIGASLTLAVKRGGVLLALIILPLYIPTLIFGASVVKNAISGLDYYPELSILGAVTLVSMVIAPIASKAALKLALE; this is translated from the coding sequence ATGACCTCCCCTTCTCTGAGCTATATATTTTCTATGATTTTTAAAAGAGACACGAAGCTGGCATGGTCTCAAGGCGGCAGTGGTACTTTAGGGTTAAGTTTCTTTTTGATTGCAAGCAGTCTCTTTCCTTTTGGAATTGGTGCGGATCCTAACCTCTTACAGGATGTCTCCGTCTCCATTATTTGGATTATGGCTCTGCTTGCAGGATTGCTCTCGCTTGACAGATTATATCAGGTTGATTTTGAAGATGGCACACTAGAAGAGATGATGATAAGCCCCATAGGAGTCACGGGTGTGATCATTGCTAAGTCTCTCGCCCACTGGGTCAATAGCATTGTTCCTCTCATTCTTTTTGCCCCGCTACTAGGTGTTTTATATTTTTTACCTGACCAAGCTTTTGGTGCTCTTATTCTGAGCTTACTAGTCGGCTCTCCTGCTCTAAGCTTCATTGGATCGATCGGAGCCTCTCTCACTCTCGCAGTAAAACGAGGAGGCGTACTTCTGGCCCTCATCATTTTACCGCTCTATATCCCCACCTTGATATTTGGAGCCTCTGTTGTAAAAAATGCCATTTCAGGCCTTGACTATTACCCTGAGCTTTCAATATTAGGAGCAGTCACATTAGTGTCTATGGTGATTGCACCCATTGCATCAAAAGCCGCACTGAAATTGGCGCTGGAATAA
- a CDS encoding MbcA/ParS/Xre antitoxin family protein — protein MQRLSGEERLRKIREEKAQNKQLAPFALLAFFKLAEEWNLSVSEQMTILGHPSRSTFYNWKAEKIAGVPHDTLSRLSHIMAIHRALGMLFPDAEKSKEWVMSANAQLGGQTPLDRLLAGDLADIAIIRGYLDGMVQSA, from the coding sequence ATGCAACGGTTAAGCGGTGAAGAGCGTCTTCGGAAAATTAGAGAAGAAAAAGCCCAAAATAAGCAGCTTGCTCCTTTTGCATTACTAGCCTTTTTCAAGCTGGCTGAAGAATGGAATTTGAGTGTTTCAGAACAAATGACAATTCTGGGACACCCCTCGCGCAGCACTTTCTATAATTGGAAGGCGGAGAAAATTGCTGGTGTACCCCACGACACCTTGTCTCGCCTGTCTCATATTATGGCTATTCACCGTGCTTTGGGGATGCTTTTTCCTGATGCAGAAAAGTCCAAAGAGTGGGTGATGAGTGCAAATGCTCAATTGGGCGGTCAAACACCTCTTGATAGGCTCCTTGCAGGTGACTTGGCGGATATTGCCATTATCCGTGGCTATCTAGATGGTATGGTACAATCCGCATGA